The Limanda limanda chromosome 13, fLimLim1.1, whole genome shotgun sequence genome has a window encoding:
- the ticam1 gene encoding TIR domain-containing adapter molecule 1 — MSHEEQERQGTGLRDVFDILLKASSERLVSLTFGLGESPEDDIIYVLCLILLQREEQVLNKLQLLKDNGLAKHLAERWRMSGGKLEDFRDYCGDLQEFTGESLAVLARIFKVLSEKSLCDQNLRNLAYQRAVSVDGQKTSSCENLEYDPLREEAKNVCGPQFEEWMCSSRDLQSGPDAQRSLDETLTITNRSERVYSLASPLEASSSMPSYPSHLEISIPPTALFEVDKISPEAIDQPHLNICLVARGQSPSSEKPKSNEPAPLETKKDSKMHTPPSALRSKSDIQILTPTQTTKPSILPNCELPTAANTCVPKVPVPDDMHESEDAEEEGAIFYAFVILHSPEDIDVAESLRERMESVTGYEGATFSEFAIPGKSTLRCVEDAINNSAFTLLLLTRNFNTRMLQTETDTALINSINNQHKHNTVIPLLPQENSLPRESMPMVLKTIVPLEENRSFVRKVKQSLSPAKIKRQKGIWEEGQRMRSQKERQEELKRLHQCQKKLIQQENMNLLMTQKLLLGASEQEGGDCMARCQPHQNIHIEHASNIIIGNDNQMTVYQCGDAVEDDTFYSEKKQ; from the coding sequence ATGAGTCACGAAGAACAAGAAAGACAGGGGACGGGACTGCGAGACGTCTTTGACATATTACTCAAAGCGTCTTCGGAGCGACTGGTGAGCTTGACTTTCGGGCTGGGTGAGTCTCCTGAGGATGATATCATATACGTCCTGTGTCTGATCCTCCtccagagagaggagcaggtccTGAACAAACTCCAGCTGCTGAAGGACAATGGCCTCGCCAAACATCTGGCTGAAAGGTGGAGAATGAGTGGAGGTAAATTAGAAGATTTTAGGGATTACTGTGGTGATTTACAAGAGTTTACAGGAGAATCTTTGGCCGTGTTGGCTCGAATTTTCAAGGTTTTGTCAGAGAAGAGTCTTTGCGATCAGAACCTGAGGAATTTGGCCTATCAGAGAGCCGTTTCTGTTGATGGCCAAAAAACAAGCAGTTGTGAGAATCTGGAATATGATCCACTCAGAGAGGAAGCTAAAAATGTCTGTGGGCCTCAGTTTGAAGAGTGGATGTGCTCCTCAAGAGACCTCCAGTCAGGGCCTGATGCTCAGAGAAGCCTGGATGAAACCTTAACAATTACGAATCGGTCAGAGCGAGTTTACAGCCTTGCCAGCCCCCTCGAGGCGAGCTCCTCAATGCCCTCATACCCATCTCATCTAGAAATTAGTATCCCCCCAACAGCCCTTTTCGAAGTGGACAAAATATCCCCAGAAGCAATCGATCAACCCCATCTGAACATTTGTCTCGTTGCACGTGGGCAGTCTCCCTCATCTGAGAAGCCTAAATCCAATGAACCAGCTCCGCTTGAAACAAAGAAAGACTCAAAGATGCACACACCACCCTCAGCACTGCGCAGTAAGTCGGACATTCAGATTCTCACTCCAACTCAAACCACCAAACCAAGCATCCTACCAAACTGTGAACTACCTACTGCAGCAAACACGTGTGTCCCCAAGGTACCTGTTCCAGATGACATGCATGAAAGTGAAGATGCAGAAGAGGAGGGGGCTATTTTTTATGCATTTGTAATCCTGCATTCACCAGAGGACATAGACGTGGCCGAGAGCTTGAGGGAAAGAATGGAATCGGTCACTGGCTATGAAGGTGCGACTTTCTCAGAGTTTGCCATCCCTGGAAAGAGCACCCTGAGGTGCGTGGAGGACGCTATCAACAACTCAGCCTTCACCCTGCTGCTTCTCACCCGCAACTTCAACACTCGCATGTTGCAGACGGAGACAGACACCGCCCTGATCAACTCCATCAACAACCAACACAAGCACAACACGGTTATCCCTCTGCTGCCACAGGAGAACAGCCTGCCGAGAGAGAGCATGCCCATGGTTCTCAAAACAATAGTTCCGCTAGAGGAGAACAGGAGCTTTGTCAGAAAGGTAAAACAATCTTTGTCTCCAGCAaaaattaaaagacaaaagGGAATCTGGGAAGAGGGGCAGAGAATGAGAAGTcagaaggagagacaggaggaacTAAAGCGACTACACCAGTGTCAAAAGAAGCTGATCCAACAGGAGAACATGAATCTTTTAATGACACAAAAGCTCCTGCTAGGTGCCAGTGAACAGGAAGGGGGTGACTGCATGGCTAGGTGCCAACCGCATCAAAACATCCATATTGAGCATGCTTCAAATATAATAATCGGTAATGACAACCAAATGACTGTGTATCAATGTGGAGATGCAGTCGAAGATGATACATTTTATTCTGAGAAGAAGCAATAA